CTCGCGCGTCGGGATGACGCTGTCGGCGCTCGAGCGGCGCCAGGCGGCCATTGACATCGAGCACGAGTTCCGGCGCCTCTATCACGAGTTGCTCAACATGAGCGACGATGTCGAGCTCAAGCAGCGCAAGCGCGACATCGAGGAGCAACGGCTCCGCGAGGTCGAGGCCGACTTCGACAACGGCCGGGCCACCAAGTCCGACGTTCTGCGCCAGAGCGGCGTATTCTTCGAGGCCGACGCTGCCTGGCGAAAGAGCCGGCAGGCGCTCCAGGTCCGGTTCATCGAGCTGGCCGAGCGGACGGGTTTCGATGCCGTGGCCGGCGTGCAGGATATCGGTCGGTCGGTCGACCCGGTCGCGGAGATCACGCTCGAGGATTGCATCGCCACCGCACAGGGCACGCGCATCGCGCTGCTCACGAGCCGCGAGCGGGTGCGGCTGGCCGATCTCGGCGTCAGATATGCGAAACTCAAGCGGCTGCCGAGCGTCTACTTCTTCACCGGCAGCGACTACGCGCTCACTCAGCCGGTCGGCGGCCATGACATCGAGCTGCTCATGGGCGTGACGGTAAGCTACCCGCTCTACGGTGCAGGCGACACCGCCGCGGTGATCGCCGATGCCAAGGCCGCGGCCGTACGCACGCGTATCCAGGACTCGCAAACCCATATCAAGGTCGAACGCGACATCCGCGAGGCCTACTGGAACTACGTCAACACCGTGCTCCTGCTCGAATCGACACGCGAACGCGAACAAATCTTCGAGGATGATTATACCCAGGCCGTGGTCGAGCACGAACGCGGCGCGCTAAGCGACATCGACTTCGCCGCCGCCGAGATCCGCCATCTCGAAAGCCGTCAGCGTCTCCGCACGATGGAGCTCGATGCGATTCTGGCGCGAGCGGCGCTGCTCAGGGCCGTCGGTGTCGGCACGCTGGACGAAATCGTTCATGCACCCATTGATGGGGGCGGGACGGCGGCTGTGCGAGCGACCACTCCCGGCGCCCCGGTCAAGAGGAGCCCACAATGAGAACGGCGTTCCGCATCCTGCTCGTCGTGGTCATCGTCGGCGGCGCGTTCGCCATCTACCGGCTGCTCTTTCGCAGCAACGGCGGGTCGGGGACGGTGGTCAGCACGTACAAAGTCGCACGCGGCCGCATCGAGCAGACCGTCCAAGGTACGGGTGGACTCGAATCGGCGACCTCGGCCGCGATCGCCTCGAAGGTCGCGGGCACGTACGCCGAGCCGCTGGTGACGGAAGGGCAGCAGGTCGAGGCCGATC
The DNA window shown above is from Verrucomicrobiota bacterium and carries:
- a CDS encoding TolC family protein, with the translated sequence MIRLAVVAAVAFGVMMPGPAAAQDAPATDQGRIVSYDEALALAIQNSFELKLADEDVRDAQRRRSRAKRQYHPRLRVQGTARGDLLASDEWTRDRNLGAGLVLDWAPYRNGELLREMASSRVGMTLSALERRQAAIDIEHEFRRLYHELLNMSDDVELKQRKRDIEEQRLREVEADFDNGRATKSDVLRQSGVFFEADAAWRKSRQALQVRFIELAERTGFDAVAGVQDIGRSVDPVAEITLEDCIATAQGTRIALLTSRERVRLADLGVRYAKLKRLPSVYFFTGSDYALTQPVGGHDIELLMGVTVSYPLYGAGDTAAVIADAKAAAVRTRIQDSQTHIKVERDIREAYWNYVNTVLLLESTREREQIFEDDYTQAVVEHERGALSDIDFAAAEIRHLESRQRLRTMELDAILARAALLRAVGVGTLDEIVHAPIDGGGTAAVRATTPGAPVKRSPQ